A window of Drosophila santomea strain STO CAGO 1482 chromosome X, Prin_Dsan_1.1, whole genome shotgun sequence genomic DNA:
taatacttcaattttaataatttaagtgTATTTTTAGCTGGCAAATTGTCACTACCACTTTCTCGCTGTGCACGTGGAACTCCTCCAACACGACTGGTACAAGATTATTGACATGCCAACATGCTGATGTGCTGCTGATCTGCTTCCAGTTTGCTGTTCCTTTGTTGCCGCAGTTGCTCCTTTTTTCCAGCACTTTTCCTCCGCTTTtccgccaccgccgcccatGTGAAATTGCATAGTGAGTGAGCAGCAAAGCGGTTTGACTAGCTCCGGCTATCAACTTGTTGCATCTGAGTGCACAAAACACCATGGCACTCCATGCCACTCCATGCCAcaccacccatccacccatccacccaaccagccatccatccatccaccAGCGATTCACTAGCGATTCCACCAGCGATCCACCAAGTCAGCTAGCCAGCTAGCCAGCGATCCATGGATCCACGGATCCCTCTGGGTTGCCAAGCACGTTGTTGGCTATTAGAAAGGCATGTGAAATGTTCCCTAATTGTTGGAATTTTAATACATCCAACAACATGCACTCCACTTCCACTTTGCGAGTGCCccctgcttcttcttcttctgtgCCTCCTGCTTGTCTGCCACCGCACAGTGAGGGGAGGGGCAATTTGTGTGCGGGGGGAGAGGGGGGGGGGGAGATGGAGCTGAAGAACCCCCCCTTTTTCCAGGCCGACGATCATGTCACTGCGATTAACTGGGCCTTAACCGAATCGATTCACCCCGGTAATCGGCCCTAAGTACTCTATTAGCGAATGCCGCGCTAATTGACACTCGAAActccaacaaaaaaaaaaaacgcagctaaaccaaaaaaaaaaagaaatgtacaaaatatataaataaatgaggTACACACGAAataatgaaatacaaaaagcAAACAGTCAAATAAGACACACAACTCAAGAACAAACAGAACTGAAAATGTGTTAAGACATTGATGGTCGATGATAAAGGCAGATAAACAGCGAGATACCTTTTAAGTATTTTATACTCAGTTACTTCATAACTTCAGAAGTAACTATCTGTACATAAAGATATGCGTAtataagatatacatatatgtatactataACTGGGGGGAAATAAAAAGACAAAGTGGAGCGAGACGAGGTCAGCGAATTGCAACACGAATCAGATAAAGTTGTTCTGGCCACTATCAGCTGTAATGAGGATGATTACGTTGATCGGATGGCCTGAGTGGGCCAGATAAAATGGCCAAAAGTCAGCTGATAAGATCTGGCCCGAAACGAAGACGATACTAAAGCGAAGTCGCAAGGTGCGTATCGTAACTGTAGCGCTTTTATTGTGACATTTGTCATGAAAAAGTATTTATTCAAACTGTACAAAGTTTCAGTTGATagttactttttttttggatttttgatCACTGTTAATTATGCATTATATAATTCTAATTTTCGTATTTGGCGTTATTTTcaagcaacaataacaatcaACAGCCCACAAAGcgtttagcaaaacaaaactgggtattgatttgatttatggTAATGATTTAATTAACTCATTAATCAGCTGCGTacgttatttatttattttagcttgTCGCCATCGATAAAATAATCGCTATACAAACAAATGTAGTTGGTAGTAATGAAATTATGTCATTGCATTGAGGgtgtgtattttttgtttttaaatattagaTTAGATAAATGCAGCCATTGAGTGTGGGAAGGTTTTCATTGCTAcattcaaattatttatagattttCTTATTGCCGCAAAACAATCAATAAAATGGCTGtcataaaagccaaaaaaatataaaaaggtAAGGTTGAAAACTTAATATTTTGAgaaaaggcaaaggcaaaggaaGTTCGGAAATGAGCTTATAAAATGGCAAGCACTGTATTTCCATGTACGAGTATTTCAGAAATGGGCATGATTTCGCTGGCGTGCGTATCAAAATATAACcataataaaaattgttataaTGATGCATCATAAATCGCGCTCGATTGCCCACGGCAGCGGCTTCGCCAAATGGGTATCGTCTGATCCTCCCCAGAATTTCAGCGGCGGGTGGATGTTCATGTTcatatggatgtggatgtggatgtggaccTACCTGAACAGCTTGTGATAATTTAGTATGCCTACACACGCCGCCGCAGACTTTTGCGAGCCACTGTCAATTCAGTGTAAATTTCAACTATTAAATGCCAATTTATGGGGCATagcttataattttttattatcgCTTTTATAACACCTTCCCCGCcacggtgggcgtggccgcgCCGCATTTAACAGGGCTTAACCCGGCTATGaccagcttcagctccagctccatctccataATCCATGTTCCCTGTTCCATGTGGCTAGCCTTCCAAGCCTCCGATCCACAGATCCTGAGGCCAGAGGCCCTTTGCCGCAGCGATCTGTGGCGTGAGAAGAGATTGAAAGAAGGAATTCGCAGATAAATCACACTAAATCATTTCACTCGACCGCCAGTTGCATTGTGGAGTGCTCGGCGCATGCGCGCATGCTGCAATGCATCCactggatgtggatgtggatgtggctgtcGATCGGCGGCCAGAGGAGCTGCGAACACCAGACAGACACATGGTCAGACAGTCAGAGTAACAAAGGCCCCTGCAAAACAAGACAACCAGGAACTCTGAAGATGCGACGTGCCAACTTCCGAATACCCAGTTGAGTTGAGGTATTATGTGTGctacatatattatatcatGTATCTTAAAGAGCCTACTTCGACTGCTGAATCTAAATAGTattttttaagcatttttattataaaaataggaaaatattCCTGCAGATGTGGTACATATATTAgtatatgtttgtttatatttatttatttcatgcCCATCGACTGTCAAATTGATACGGAAATCGCATATAGCCTGTTTATGAAGCGGCAACCAAAACTGCATATACAgtccagcaacaacaattacaacaacaacagcaacaacaacaataataacaacaataagaacaacaacaacagtaacaacaacgatgacgacgaagaaaaaaaaaggtaaagtTCGCTGCCATCGGCGGATTGCGCATTTTGAACGCCGGCGCGTACTAATCACTCGCATTGTTACACGATCACGCCGTGGCATCACGTAGCCAAGGTGAAAGAAGGCCACGCCGGGGGCGTAGcgggcggggggcgtggcaatgggcaatgggcagTGGGCAGTGGCTTCGGCGGGAGACAAGTAGGCAGCGAATGTAACTGCACTCCGCCGATGGGAAACGTCCATCCAGCCATCGattcatccatccatccatctatccatccatccatccatctatccatcca
This region includes:
- the LOC120456518 gene encoding uncharacterized protein LOC120456518; translation: MCLSGVRSSSGRRSTATSTSTSSGCIAACAHAPSTPQCNWRSLRQRASGLRICGSEAWKASHMEQGTWIMEMELELKLVIAGLSPVKCGAATPTVAGKVL